In Streptomyces sp. NBC_00878, a single window of DNA contains:
- a CDS encoding discoidin domain-containing protein, whose translation MTVTQQPIHRRRPAAVLTLLLLVLAATLGPTPSSAAETDWWNPVARPAADSRIGVTGEPFKGTNAQGEVRGFVDAHNHIMANEAFGGRLICGKPFSEAGVADALKDCPEHYPDGSLAIFDYITNGGDGKHDPDGWPTFKDWPAYDSMTHQQNYYAWVERAWRGGQRVLVNDLVTNGVICSVYPFKDRSCDEMTSIRLQAKLTYDMQDYIDKMYGGTGKGWFRIVTDSAQAREVVEQGKLAVVLGVETSEPFGCKQILDIAQCDKDDIDAGLDELYDLGVRSMFLCHKFDNALCGVRYDEGGLGTAINVGQFLSTGTFWQTEKCTGPQHDNPIGGAAAPSAEEELPAGVEVPSYDEDAQCNKRGLTELGEYAVRGMMQRKMMLEIDHMGVKATGRVLDIFESESYPGVLSSHSWMDLNWTERVYGLGGFIAQYMHGSEEFGTEADRTKALRDKYDVGYGYGTDMNGVGGWPAPRGADTSNPVTYPFRSVDGGSVIDKQTTGERTWNLNTDGAAHYGLVPDWIEDIRLTSGQDVVDDLFRGAESYLDTWGSSERHKAGVNLAKGSSASASSSESNPFTSYAPGRAVDGDADTRWASDWSDDQWLRIDLGSTSTVKRVTLAWERAYGKSYRVEVSTDGTTWQSVWSTTTGDGGLDTAQFSGVPARYVRIHGLDRGTDWGYSLHEVGVYSS comes from the coding sequence ATGACCGTGACTCAACAGCCGATCCACAGGCGCAGACCAGCTGCGGTTCTGACGTTGCTCCTGCTCGTACTGGCCGCGACGCTCGGGCCCACGCCCAGTTCCGCGGCGGAGACCGACTGGTGGAATCCGGTCGCGCGGCCCGCGGCGGACTCCCGGATCGGTGTCACGGGTGAGCCCTTCAAGGGGACCAACGCCCAGGGCGAGGTACGCGGGTTCGTCGACGCGCACAACCACATCATGGCCAACGAGGCCTTCGGCGGCCGGCTCATCTGCGGCAAGCCGTTCTCCGAGGCGGGGGTCGCCGACGCGCTCAAGGACTGCCCCGAGCACTATCCCGACGGCTCGCTCGCGATCTTCGACTACATCACCAACGGCGGCGACGGCAAGCACGACCCCGACGGGTGGCCCACGTTCAAGGACTGGCCCGCCTACGACTCGATGACGCACCAGCAGAACTACTACGCCTGGGTGGAGCGGGCCTGGCGCGGCGGACAGCGCGTCCTCGTCAACGACCTCGTCACCAACGGCGTGATCTGCTCGGTCTACCCCTTCAAGGACCGCAGCTGCGACGAGATGACCTCCATCCGCCTCCAGGCGAAGCTGACGTACGACATGCAGGACTACATCGACAAGATGTACGGCGGCACGGGCAAGGGCTGGTTCCGGATCGTCACCGACAGCGCCCAGGCCCGCGAGGTCGTCGAACAGGGCAAGCTGGCCGTCGTCCTGGGCGTCGAGACGTCCGAGCCGTTCGGCTGCAAGCAGATCCTGGACATCGCGCAGTGCGACAAGGACGACATCGACGCCGGTCTGGACGAGTTGTACGACCTGGGCGTACGCAGCATGTTCCTCTGCCACAAGTTCGACAACGCGCTCTGCGGGGTCCGTTACGACGAGGGCGGTCTCGGGACGGCCATCAACGTCGGCCAGTTCCTGTCGACCGGCACCTTCTGGCAGACGGAGAAGTGCACGGGCCCGCAGCACGACAACCCCATCGGGGGTGCGGCGGCGCCGAGCGCCGAGGAGGAGCTGCCCGCCGGGGTCGAGGTCCCGTCGTACGACGAGGACGCCCAGTGCAACAAACGCGGGCTCACCGAGCTGGGCGAGTACGCCGTGCGCGGCATGATGCAACGCAAGATGATGCTGGAGATCGACCACATGGGCGTCAAGGCCACCGGCCGCGTCCTCGACATCTTCGAGTCGGAGTCCTACCCCGGTGTGCTCTCCTCGCACAGCTGGATGGACCTCAACTGGACCGAGCGCGTCTACGGTCTCGGCGGCTTCATCGCCCAGTACATGCACGGATCCGAGGAGTTCGGCACGGAGGCGGACCGCACGAAGGCGCTGCGCGACAAGTACGACGTCGGGTACGGCTACGGCACCGACATGAACGGCGTCGGCGGCTGGCCGGCCCCGCGCGGAGCGGACACCTCGAACCCCGTGACGTACCCCTTCCGCAGCGTCGACGGCGGCTCGGTCATCGACAAACAGACGACCGGCGAGCGCACGTGGAACCTGAACACCGACGGCGCCGCGCACTACGGGCTCGTCCCGGACTGGATCGAGGACATCCGGCTCACCAGCGGCCAGGACGTCGTGGACGACCTCTTCCGGGGCGCCGAGTCCTACCTCGACACCTGGGGTTCTTCCGAGCGGCACAAGGCCGGGGTGAACCTGGCCAAGGGCTCGTCCGCGTCGGCCAGTTCGTCGGAGTCGAACCCCTTCACCAGCTACGCCCCGGGCCGGGCCGTGGACGGTGACGCGGACACCCGTTGGGCGAGCGACTGGAGCGACGACCAGTGGCTCCGGATCGACCTCGGCTCCACGAGCACGGTCAAGCGCGTCACCCTCGCATGGGAGCGCGCCTACGGGAAGTCGTACCGCGTCGAGGTCTCCACCGACGGCACCACCTGGCAGTCCGTCTGGTCCACGACCACCGGTGACGGCGGTCTGGACACGGCCCAGTTCAGCGGCGTACCGGCCCGCTATGTACGGATCCACGGGCTGGACCGGGGCACCGATTGGGGATACTCCCTTCACGAGGTGGGCGTCTACAGCAGTTGA
- a CDS encoding TetR/AcrR family transcriptional regulator, with the protein MARMPSAERRRQLTEAAIRAMTRDGVSKTTTRSIAAEADLSLSVFHYCFDSKQALIESVITTITEHSTTVVREAIRPKATLRETVRAGFQAYWDHVSAHPGEHMLTYELTQYALRQPGFEHLARRQYQLYCDTYTELVEQLGRSMDFELRVPVLVLARYLAAMTDGLTLNFLVLGDDAAWADILDMITDHVAGLVRDTDDDLTGLDGLTDRNTPASGSGPAGSPFFVP; encoded by the coding sequence ATGGCACGGATGCCGTCGGCCGAACGGCGTCGGCAGCTCACCGAGGCGGCCATCCGCGCGATGACCCGGGACGGCGTCTCCAAGACGACGACCCGGTCCATCGCCGCGGAGGCCGACCTCTCCCTGAGCGTCTTCCATTACTGCTTCGACTCCAAGCAGGCCCTGATCGAGTCCGTGATCACAACGATCACCGAGCACTCCACCACGGTGGTGAGGGAAGCGATCAGGCCGAAGGCCACCCTTCGGGAGACCGTCCGGGCCGGTTTCCAGGCCTACTGGGACCATGTGTCCGCGCATCCCGGTGAGCACATGCTCACGTACGAGCTGACGCAGTACGCTCTGCGCCAGCCCGGGTTCGAGCACCTGGCGCGACGGCAGTACCAGCTGTACTGCGACACCTACACCGAACTCGTCGAACAGCTCGGCCGCAGCATGGACTTCGAACTCCGCGTCCCGGTCCTCGTGCTGGCCCGCTACCTGGCCGCGATGACCGACGGGCTGACGCTGAACTTCCTCGTCCTCGGCGACGACGCGGCCTGGGCGGACATCCTCGACATGATCACCGACCACGTCGCGGGCCTCGTCCGTGACACGGACGACGACCTCACGGGCCTCGACGGCCTCACGGACCGCAACACCCCCGCGTCAGGATCCGGGCCCGCCGGTTCCCCTTTTTTCGTCCCCTGA